Below is a genomic region from Sinobacterium norvegicum.
GCTCAGCGGTAGAGCAGTAGACTGTTAATCTATTGGTCGCTGGTTCGATCCCAGCAGTCGGAGCCATATTTAAAAACCAGCCTTTTGGCTGGTTTTTTTTCGCCTAAGATTTGTCACTACTGATGTGAATTAGTGCGAATTATAAAAAACACTATTTTTATAGCTTTTTCTTGAATCAGGGCTTGACCCACTTGCCACTTCTGCATAATATACGCCCCGCACACCGCAACGCGGTAAGCCGTTCCGACTTAGCTCAGCGGTAGAGCAGTAGACTGTTAATCTATTGGTCGCTGGTTCGATCCCAGCAGTCGGAGCCATATTTAAAAACCAGCCTTTTGGCTGGTTTTTTTTCGCCTGTCATTTTTCATTCTCGGCAAACCAACTTGCCTCAGCCAAAAAAAACGCCTGCAAAGGCAGGCGTTAATCAACAAGCATCTTTCGCCGCTATCAGAACGGCCAAATTAATGGCACCAAGCACACGGTCAATATACCAACCAGCAGCGTCAACGGCCCACCCATGCGCATAAAGTCGACAAACTTATACCCGCCCGGACCGTACACCATCAGATTGGTTTGATAGCCAATTGGCGTGGCAAAGCAAGTAGAGGCCGCCACCATCAGCGTGATCACAAATGGCGTCATATTAACTCCCAGGCTTTCACTCAAGGCTATCGAGACTGGAAACAGCAACACCGCAGCGGCAACATTGGAAATCAGCGCCGAGAAACCCGCTGTCAGCAGGAAAATAGCCGCCAAACTCAGATAGGTAGAGCCAGAAACCACATTAAACAGCGAGGCGGCCACAGCCGCAGCCAGGCCACTTTCATGCACCCCTGCGCCCAAGCCTATCGAGGCAGCAATCACTAACAGCACCTGAAAATCAATGCTGTTTCTGGCGTCAAACACAGACAAGCAGCCAGTCACTACCATCGCCGTCGCCGCGATAACAGCTGCCCCCAACATGCTGACACCAAAACCACTGACCGCAACAATCATTGCCACCATGATAGAGATAGCCCACCAGCGTTTACCGTGGCGCAACGGTTCGGAGTTGGCCACCTTGCTGACTAACAGAAAGTCCTTCGAGTAGGCATACTGATCAACAAAGTCATTGGCTGTTTCGAGCAGAATATTATCGCCGGCACGCAACTCAACATCACCCAGCCGCCCTTTAACCTTCTCACCCTCTCGTGAGATGGCAATAATCGCCGCTTGATAAGTCGCCCGAAAGCGGCCATCACGAATGGTTTTGCCAACCAGCGGGTTATTCTGCGAAATAACAACCTCTACCAGGCAGCGCTCATTATCGGCGTTATCCAGCTTAAATACTTGCTCTTCAGCACTGCGCAGACCGTGGATTTTCTTCAGATCAACCACCGCCTCAACATCACCGGCAAAAACCAAACGATCATCGGCATAGAGTATTTCAGAGGAGGCCACAGCCGGCATAACCCGGTTATTACGCACAATCTCAATCAAGAATAAACCCGGCAAATGGCGCAGCCCAGCCTGCTCGATATTTAAGCCGGCCAGCGGGCTAAAGCGCTCAACCACCATTTCGACCACATATTCTCGGCCACCCTCCAGTTTGGCCGTGACACCCCCGCTATCGGGCAAGAAGCGCTTGCTGAAGAGCAAAATATAGACAACGACCAAGATGACACAGGGCACGCCGATCCAGGCGATCTCAAACAACGACAGGCGAATGTCACCCTGATAACTATTGAACATGTCGTTCAATACCAAATTGGTACTGGTACCAACCAGGGTGCAGAGACCGCCAACAATAGCCGCAAAGCTTAACGGCATCATCAGTTGCGACACCGCTAAATTATTGCGCCGCGCCCAGTCGCCGACCGCCGGCACCATCATCGCCACAACAGGCGTGTTGTTGAGCACCGAGCTAACCGCCGCCACCGGCAGCATCAACCGTAGCTGGGCTCGCTTAACACTCTTGGGGCGCCCCAATACCGATTGCGACATCCAATTTACCGCACCACTTTGCGACAACCCTCGGGCGACAATATAAAGCACTCCGACGGTTACCATGCCCTCGTTCGACAACCCTGTCAGGGCTGACTCGATGCCAATAACATCAAATCCAACCAATGCCGCCACCGACATGATTAGAATCACATCGGCGGGCAATGTCGACAACACCAAAAAGGCAAAGGTAACAACAACAACGACAAGCGTTGTCCAAGCTTCAAATCCCATAGAAATCAATACTTTTACGAATAATATGCGGTTAATGTAGCAATAAACTGAGTCAATTGCTCGGCTGGCAGATCATTGATTCCCGCCGCTGCCTTGCGGCCGCCACCGGTGGGGAACTGCCTGACGACTTCATCCGCACCGGTCTTGTTATTGAGCGGCGCCCTGACACTGACTAAATAATTTCCATTGGCTTTTTCTGTTAGCACAGCGTGCGCGCGGTCCGGGCTGGCATTCGCCAAGTCGTTGCTATAAACACCACTAACCCGTCGCGCCCACTTTTCATTGGGCAGAATAAAGATACCGGCAACATCGCTGACAAACTCAGGTTCAATGGCCGCCGCGCTGGCCATATCTTGATGATAGCCCTGCTCTAAGCGCTGAAAAGTTTCGACCTCTGCAGCCATAAAATCAAAGGGTGAGGCGTATGGGCGGATTTTTTCAAATAGCGCCGACGGGGTAAAATGTAAATCATCGAGGTCAGAGCCGTAGCCATTATAATTCAGATAAACGCCAAGGTTATTCAACTGCTGCAACTGCTCGGCCGACAGACTTAAAGGCCTGGCCAATATCTCGGCACTGTTCTTGAGATTATCGCCGTAGGCACCAGTAATTGCCCACTCGACAAAGCGACCCTGTAAATAGTGATTAACCAAAATAGCCGTACAAACATCAGCGGCAGGATTGATAATAGTTGTCAGCGCTTCATGCTCTTCAATCTCGCCGGCGAAGTGATGGTCAACATAAAAAATTTCAGCACCCTGGCTCAAAGCCTGCGCCACTGCATCGCGGTTTTTATCGAACGAGATATCTAACACAGTCACTTTGTCGCCCGACTTAATCCCGGCCTGCCCAACAAGGGCGATATCACGCTTAACGCCAGTAACCAGACGGCTTTCTAGCGGCTCAGCATTTCGCAACTGCACCAGCGCACATAAACCATCGGCATCACCGTTAAAAATATCAATTACCGCCATAACCTCGCCCACTTTCTTTAGAAAATTTATTAGGGCGCAAGTATATCACAGCACAGTAAAAGCTCTCGCCCCCTAAAAGAACGAGAGCGCACGGCTAATTTAAACGAATTTTCGCCCGGTTATCGGCCACAGTTTTGTCACCAATACCTTTGACCTCAGTCAGTTCTTCCACCGATTTAAAATCGCCATGAACCGCCCGATAAGAAACGATAGCCTGCGCCTTGCTCAGGCCGACACCGTCTAACACCTCTGCTATTCGCTCAGGCTCTGCACTATTAATATCGATAATTTCTTTACCGCTATAGGCGTCATCGGCGGCAGCCATGACAGGAGACAAGGCGACAGTCATCGCCAGCAAAACTGCTGTTACTAGATTTTTCATATTCACATTCCTTGTGATTGTTTTTGATCTTCCATAAAGCAGAAAACCCGATCAGATGGGCTGATCAGGTTTTACCATAGTCTATGATTTTATTACTCGGCAAGTAAGCCAAGCAATTAAATATCGTCCAGTATCGACCTTAGCGCAGACAGTGGCTGTTCCTTACCGGTGATAGGACGACCGATAACCAGGTAATCACTGCCATCTGCCAACGCCTGCGCCGGCGTGACAATACGGCGCTGATCACCAGCCGCATCGCCAAGCGGTCGAATGCCGGGGGTCACCAACTTGAATGCTGGCGCTACCAGTTGACGCAGCACTGGCGCCTCTTGTGCCGAGCACACTACGCCATCCAATCCACAGGACTCAGTCAGCAGCGCCAACCGTTTAACATGATCGACAGGATTCACCGTATAGCCGATCTCTGCCAAGTCACTCGCCTCCATACTGGTCAATACGGTCACCGCGATTAATAACGGGTTATGGCTGGACTTATCTATCGCCTCTTTTGCCGCCTCCATCATACGACGACCACCACTGGCATGGACATTCACCATCCATACCCCTAACTCTGCCGCGGCACGTACAGCACCGGCACAGGTATTTGGAATATCATGAAACTTTAAATCCAAAAAAACATCAAAACCGCGCGCCACCAAGGCTTCTACCAACTGAGGTCCGGCAGCAGTAAACAACTCTTTACCCACTTTTAAGCGGCATAAATCAGGGGACAGTTGATCCGCCATTGCTATCGCCAAATCGGCTGCAGGGTAATCGAGCGCAACTAATATTTTAGGGTCGGACACAGTTTTTCTCCAAACGATTAAAACAATTTTAACAAGATAGAACAGATGCAGTACTGGAATTACTGACCATCGATACCGATGACAGGGGCAACACCACCCCATGCTTTACAAGAGGGGCACTGCCAGTGCAGCTGCTTGCCAGCAAAACCACAATCACCACAACGATATAGCGGGTTTCTTGCCACCAAGGCATCCAGCATCTCTGTCAACAGATCCAGACTAGATTGGTCATTAACTTGACCACGATACATCTCAACCAGCGCAATAATACCCAATAATGTCGGGCGCCGCTTCATATAAGTCAATAAACACTCTCTGGCCTGATCCTCACCCTGCTGAGAACGTATAGCCAGCACCAGCTGCATCAGTACTGACGTTAACACTTGCTGTCGCAATAACCGCTCTGCAAACCGGATAAAGCCACTGATATCGTTCGACTGTTGATAACAATACGCCAGCGAATCAACAACCTCGTTGATATAAAGCGGATCTTGTTCCGCTATCTGTTCCAGCACCTTGATCGCCTGACGGTAGTGCCCCGCCTCGATAGACAGCCGCCCACTAATCATGTTTGAGCGTACACATTTTGGGTCGAAATCCAACGCTTGACGCAGCAACGCCCTCGTCTCACGCCAGTTTTCTGCCAGAATATGCTGCTCAGCTAATTCACAGCAATAATGCGAAATCGCCACCGACAGCGCACTGCTCGGCAGGCGTTTAGATCGCAGCAGCCGCTTGGGTATCAGGCGCCTTCCTGCATCTATCGCCAACTGCCAGTCGCGCTGCTCTTGATAGATACCGACTAACTCCTTCAGCGCAGTGTTAAGATACTCACTCCCCTCTTCCACCAGGGCGTCGAGTAGACTCTCGGCACGGTCGAGCAGACCAGCCTGGGCATAATCTTTGGCCAAAGCAATATGCGCCTGATGCTGTTCGGCGATAGACAGATTGGTTCGGGCCAAAAGGTTTTGATGAATCCGGGTTGCGCCCTCAGTATCGCCACGCTCACGCAATAAATTACCCAGAGATATATGGGTGGCCAAGGTCGATGAATTTACCTCGAAGCTCTCGATAAAACTCTCGACAGCATCATTGCTATCATCATTGCTAATCAGCAGATTGAGGCTTTGATAGTAACTGGTGGGAATGGCATTAACCGCGGGCAACAAACTGACCTTTTTACTGCGACGATAACGCCCTAACAGCCAGCCGATTGAGACGGCAGATAGCAGCAATATAAAAGTGGCAAAATCCTGCATCACCAGCCTTTCGATGTCGAACGACGCAACTTATCCAATGTCCGTTCAAGCTTAAGCACCTTGCGGCGCAGCTGTGCCTGGCGACCATACATACGCACAAACACTCCCGCCGCCGCCGCAAGCCCAGCCACAGCACCCACCACAAACGACAATACTACCCAGCTACCGCTGCTCAAGGTTAAATCGAAAATGAACAGATCAACCGTCATCGCCATATTGTTTTCAACCATAAACAACAGCGACATGACAACCACAACGATAACAAGCAAAATCAGCAATAGCAGTTTGATTATTCTCATAAAACCTTATGCACCAAACGAGGGGGAAGCGGCAACATAACCCGTAGCCGAATCGAGCGCAATAAAAAGGCCGCTATTATCGGCGACCCTCTTTAAATACATCAACTAAAGCTTGGTTTAGCGAGAAAGCTGAGCTGAACTATCGACCCGCTCGCGCAACTGTTTACCTGGCTTGAAGTGAGGCACATACTTACCCGTTAACTCAACCGATTCGCCGGTTTTTGGGTTGCGGCCCTTGCGCGGTGCCCGATAGTGCAAACAAAAGCTACCGAAGCCCCGAATTTCAATACGATCACCGCCTACCAGCGATTCAGACATCTGCTCCAAGAGAATCTTTACAGCCGTCTCTATATCTTTGATCGCCAATTGAGGCTGTTTTTCTGCAATTCTTTCGATTAGTTCTGACTTTGTCATACGAATTCCTTGAATACACTCTCTATCAAGACGGTCAATTTACGTACAGTGTAACGCGAACAATAGCGCTTTTCACTTATTGTAGAATAAAAAGTAGAATTTAATCATTAATTTAGCAAGCATTTGCAGGAAATAAATTCATCCTTGCTGCGACACAGCAACCCCGCAGACAACAAAACTCCAGCCACCAAATCACAGACATAAAAAAACGGAGCCTAAGCTCCGTCTTTTCGACTCAAAACCTAAAGTAATAAATTACTTATCTTGGCTCTGCATCTGCGCCTTGATCAAGTCGCCAAGCGTTGCAGGAGCAACAGCTTCCTCAGTCTTTAGAGACTGAATAGCTTCTTTCTCTTCAGCGGCATCCTTACCCTTGATAGATAGAGATAGAACGCGGTTCTTGCGATCGACGCTGCTGATGATAACCTCAACAGAATCGCCTTCTTTAAGAACATTGCGAGCATCTTCAACCTTATCACGGCTGATTTCAGAAGCGCGAAGTGTACCTTCAACTTCGTCAGCAAGAACAACAATAGCTGCCTTGGCATCAACTTCTTTAACAGTACCGGTAACAATGGTGCCCTTATCGTTGTCAGCAACGTATTCAGCGAACGGATCGCTTTCTAGCTGCTTAATACCTAGAGAGATACGCTCACGCTCTGGGTCGATAGACAGGATAGTTGTTTCGATCTCTTCGCCTTTCTTGTACTTGCGAACAGCTTCTTCGCCAGTTTCATTCCAAGAAAGATCAGAAAGGTGTACTAGGCCATCGATGTTGCCTTCAAGACCGATGAAGATACCGAAGTCAGTGATTGACTTGATAACGCCATTAACCTTGTCGCCCTTGGCGAACTGAGAAGCGAAAGCATCCCATGGGTTCTGAGTACACTGTTTAACACCCAGAGAGATACGACGACGCTCTTCGTCGATATCCAATACCATGACTTCAACTTCGTCACCGACGTTAACAATCTTAGATGGGTGAACGTTTTTGTTAGTCCAATCCATTTCAGAAACGTGAACAAGACCTTCAACACCTTCTTCTAGCTCGGCGAAACAGCCGTAGTCAGTAAGATTGGTAATAACTGCCTTGATCTTAGCGCCTTCAGGGTAACGCTTAGTGATTTCGACCCATGGATCTTCACCTAGCTGCTTAAGACCTAGAGAAACACGATTGCGCTCGCGATCGAACTTCAAAACTTTAACGTCGATTTCGTCACCAACATTGACGATCTCGCTTGGGTGCTTAATGCGCTTCCAAGCCATATCGGTAATGTGTAGAAGACCATCAACACCACCTAGGTCAACGAAAGCACCGTAGTCAGTCAGGTTCTTAACGATACCCTTAACAGACATGCCTTCTTGTAGGTTAGACAGTAGCTCTTCACGCTCGGCGCTGTTAGCTTCTTCTAATACAGCACGACGAGAAACAACAACGTTGTTGCGTTTCTGATCTAGCTTAATCACTTTAAATTCTAGCTCTTTACCTTCTAGGTGAGCAGTTTCGCGTACTGGGCGAACGTCAACCAGAGAACCAGGTAGGAAGGCACGGATGCTGGCGACGTCAACGGTGAAACCACCCTTAACCTTGCCAGAAATAACACCCTTAACAACTTCTTCAGCTTCGAAAGCCTTCTCAAGTTCTTTCCAAGATTCAGCGCGCTTGGCTTTTTCGCGAGACAGTTTGGTTTCACCCCATCCGTCTTCAACAGCCTCAAGTGCTACCTGAACCTCATCGCCAACAGCTAGAGTTAACTCACCGCTTTCATTAACGAATTCAGAACGAGGAATAATACCTTCAGACTTAAGACCTGCGTGTACAGTTACCCAATCGCTATCGATATCGATGACGATACCCGTAACAATTGAACCAGGTTTCATGTCGATGGTTTGTAAACTTTCTTCAAAAAGTTCGGCAAAGCTCAAGCTTTCGCTCATATTAATTACCTATGATTAGACGGGCAAAACGCCCTCATCCGTACTTACCAGCTAATACGGGCTAGTTTTAATAGCAGTACACAACACCTTTCGCTGGCTACGTGTTGCGCCACCACTGTTTGTTACTCTGTTCGCCAACCAGCAACCGCCAATCGGCTAAATTCTCTACGTCGAAACTAGGTTCTTGCGGCGAGTAGCTGCAGCACCTGATCTTTTACCTCTTCGATAGACATTTCAGTACTATCAATAACCTGCGCATCCTCAGCAGGCTTTAGAGGTGACGTCTTACGGTTTGTATCCCGCTCATCTCGAAGATTTATCTCTTCTAGAAGACGCGCGAGGGTACCACTTTGACCATCGCCTTGCAACTGCTTTTCACTTAGCACCCCTTTGTCTTTGAGCTGCAAATAGCGTCGCATCGCCCGCTCTTTGGCGCCGGCAGTGAGAAAAATTTTGACGGTTGCTGCGGGGAAGACAACCGTACCCATATCGCGGCCATCGGCGACCAAGCCCGGAGACTGGGCAAAATCACGCTGGCGCTGGAGCAACGCTTCACGCACTGCTGGTACTGCTGCCACAACTGACGCCTGGGCACCAGTTTTCTCGGTGCGCAGTTCAGCACCTACCTGCTCGCCCTGCAACCAGGTTGTCACTCCCTGACCAGGTTCGCCGGCATCGAAGCGCACATCCAGCTCTGCCGCCACCGTCGCCAAGGCTTGTGCATTGTCAAAATCTACAGCCTGTTTATCGGCGGCAAGTGCCGTCAGACGATAGAGTGCGCCGCTGTCTAACAGAGCGAAATTCAACTCGGCGGCCAACAACTGGCATAGTGTTCCCTTGCCCGCGCCACCAGGGCCATCAACGGTTATGATGACTGTGGGTTTATTTTGCATCGGGGTCGACCACCTCAATATTAAAGCCCAGCGAGTTACACAACTCGGCAAAACCGGGGAATGATGTGGCTACCGCGCCACAGCCATTAATCGTAATCATCTCACAGGCGCGCAGACTGGCCACCGCAAATGACATGCCGATACGGTGGTCGCCATGGGTGGCAATCGTCGCTGCCTTAAAAGGCCTCACACCCTCGCCCACACCATTAATGACCATACCGTCCGCCGTCGGTGTGGCATCGATACCACAGTCGATCAGGCCGTCAGCCATTACCTGTATACGATCACTCTCTTTCACTCGTAACTCCTCGGCGCCGGACAGAATAGTCTGCCCCTCGGCACAGGCCGCCGCGACGAACAATACGGGGAACTCGTCGATGGCCAGCGGCACCTGGTCTTCAGGAATGTGAATCCCCTTGAGGCCACGGTAGCAGACACGAATATCGGCAACAGGCTCACCACCGACCTCACGCTGATTAGACAGAGTGATATCGGCATTCATCGCCTGCAAAATATTAATAATACCAATGCGAGTCGGGTTAATCCCCACGTGCTTCAGGGTAATATCAGCACCCGGTGTGATACTTGCCGCCACCATAAAAAAGGCGGCGGATGAGATATCAGAGGGCACATCGATATGGCAGGCGGTCAATTTTCCACCGCCCTGTAACTTGGCGGTATCGCCCTCGGTGACCACCTCATAGCCAAAGCCACGCAGCATTCTCTCGGTGTGATCACGAGTTGGCGCCGGCTCAGTCACCGAGGTCTCGCCGTCTGCATACAAGCCAGCTAGAAGCACACAGGATTTCACCTGGGCGCTGGCCATGGGCATCGTGTAATGCATTGCCTTGATATCACTGGAGCCACCCACTGTCATCGGTGGCCGTCCCTCGGCGGCGGTCTCAACTGTCGCCCCCATTTCCCGCAGCGGGTTGGCGACTCGACCCATCGGGCGCTTGCTTAACGACGCATCACCAATCAAGGTAGATGAAAATGGCTGTGGCGCTAACAGGCCGCTCAACAGACGCATGGAAGTGCCTGAGTTACCCATGTCCAGCGCTTTACCCGGGGACTGCAAACCATGCAGACCAACACCCTCTATCGAGACCTTGCCATTATCGGGACCGGTAATATTCACCCCCATGGCGCGGAAAGCATTGAGTGTCGCCAGCGCATCCTCGCCCTCTAGGAACCCCTCAACCGTGGTCGTGCCCTCAGCCAGTGACCCCAGCATAATAGAACGATGCGACATCGACTTATCGCCGGGCACACGAAATTCACCGTTTAAGCGATCGGCCGGCTTGGCTAAAAATTGAATATTGTTTTCTGACATTATTAGCTTCTCTCTTAGTCGAGCAACGACTAAACGTTCAATAAATTGAGGCTGCCGGCAAAGCCGGGGAGCACATGTTATTAACTTATTGCTTACCCTGCTGGCGCTTAAGCAATATTTCGGAAAAATGATTTCGCGCCTGTTGCGCACGCTCGAAGCTGGCCATAATATCGTCACCATTGCCCTCGGCGATATCCTGACGCAACACCTTTAACTGATCGGTAAAGCCATCCATCATCGACAGCACGGCCTCTTTGTTAGCCAGTACTATATCGTGCCACATTTGCGGGTCACTGGCGGCGATGCGAGTGAAATCGCGAAAGCCGCCGGCGGCATTGTCGAATATTTCGTAGCTACAATCCTGTTGCGCCAGCGCATCAACCAGTGAATAAGCCAATAGATGCGGCAGGTGCGAGGTCGCCGCCAACACCCTGTCGTGCTTATCGACATCCATCGACACCACCTCAGCACCGCAACCCTGCCACAACTGACGCACTGTCTCCTCAGCCTGGGCACTGGTTTCGACGGTCGGGGTTAGAATCACTCGATGATTAACATAGAGTTCAGCATTCGCCGCCTCTACACCGGATTGTTCAGAGCCGGCAATGGGGTGAGCCAGCACCAAATTAGCCGGTACTTGGCCAAAAATACGCTGCGCAGCACGATAGAGATTACCCTTAACGCTGGCCCCATCGGTAATAATCGTCTCGGCGCCAACCAAGGGCGCCAATTGCGCTAGCATTTTCTCGGCAATCAACGTGGGCGTGGCGATAAAAACAACATCGGCAGATTCGACAGCGACGGCTAAATCCAGCTCATAGCGGTCGACAACACCGAGGTCGACGGCCTTTTGCAGGTTAACCTCTTTACGCCCCCAGGCAACAACCTCTCTGGCCAAACCTCTTTCTTTACAGGCCTTGGCCAGGGAACCACCAATTAAACCCACACCCAGTACCACGAGCTTATCAACTATAAACGTCATACCTGCTCACCCAACACCTTGGCCAAGGCTTGCAACAACAACGTGTTCTCGCTCTCCAAGCCAACCGAAATACGCAAATGCTGCGGCATTTCATAGACGCCTACCGGACGTACGATAACTCCTTGCTCGAGCAATTTTTGATAGATGGCCATCACATCACCGCGAAATTCAGCGGCAATAAAATTACCGGCTGAGGGAATAAAAGTGACGCCGAGTTTCTCTAAACCAGTGGTTAGCTGCTGCATACCATCGTGATTCACCGCCCGGCTTTGCGCCAGATAGTCGGCATCAGCCAACACCGCCTCGGCGGCCACCAATGCCATGCTATTAACATTAAAAGGCGCCCTGACACGGTTGAGCAAATCGGTGATCTGCTGGCCAGCTACCGCATAACCAACACGCAAAGCCGCCAAACCCCATGCCTTAGAAAAGGTACGGGTGACAATTAAATTATCATACTGAGGCAACAACGTGACGCCATCCAACTGGTCTTCACCGTCGTTGAATTCAACATAGGCCTCATCGAGCACCACCACGACATGAGCCGGGACCTGTGCCATAAAATCAGTAAATTCTGCCCGCGCAAAAGAGGTGCCCGTTGGGTTGTTCGGGTTGGCAATAAAAATCACCTTGGTATCGACCTCAACCGCCGCCGCCATGGCTGTTAAATCATGCCCCCACTGTTTTGCTGGGGTGACGATTGCTCTGGCACCGCAGGCTTTAACAGCAATCGGGTAAACAATAAAACCATGCTGAGAATAAACCGCCGAGGTACCCGGTTGCAGAAAAGTTCTGGCAATTAGATCGAGTACATCATTCGAGCCATTGCCCAGGGTAAACAGCTCGGCATCCACCGACAAATAGGCCGACAAGGCCTTTTTCAGTTCGAAACCACTGGCATCAGGGTAGCGACATATATCCTGCGCTGCAGCGCTGCAAGCCGCCACTACTTTAGGGCTTGGCCCCAGCGGATTTTCATTGCTGGCGAGCTTAACAACATGCTCTACACCCAACTCCCGCTGCAGCTCTTCTATCGGCTTACCCGGCTGATACGGATGCAAGCCCTGTACACCGAGATTCGCTTGGGCAATAAAATCACAACTCATTCTTAACTCCAACGACGGCGACAACACAATGCCGTCAAAACACTTAACTCAAATGATTTACAGTGCAGCCTTAGGATACGAGCCCAAATGCTTAATCACCACAGACTGCTCTGTTAAGGCTTCGATAATCTCTTTCACCTTCGGGTCTTCGACATGACCTTCGAACTCCATGAAGAAAACATAGGTCCAGGTTTCGGTACGTGAGGGCCGTGTATCGATACGGGTTAACATCACCCCTGCATCTTGAAAGGGCTGCAGCAGATGAAACAGCGCACCCGGCTTATTGCGTGTAGTGACAGCAATAGAGGTCTTGTCGCTGCCACTGGCACCGACCGGTTCTCGACCGATAATCAAAAAGCGCGTGGTATTGTTAGAGAAGTCTTCAATACTACTCGACAGGCTGACGAGGTTATATTCCTCCAGCGCCATATTGCCGGCCACGGCCGCTATCGTCGGGTCATCCGCTGCCATCTTGGCGCCTTCACCATTACTGCTAACGGCTACTCGCTCAACATGCGGCCAGTGTTTATCAAGCCACTGCCGAGACTGAGCCAATGCTTGCTGATGAGCCACGATGGTTTTAATCGCCCCGGCTTCAACACCCTCCTGCGCCATCAGATGAAGCTCGATACGCAGTTCAACCTCACCGATGATTTTCAGCGATGAATTCAAGAAGCTATCGAGGGTGTGCGTCACCATACCCTCGGTGGAATTTTCAACCGGCACCACGCCATAATTAGATTCCCCAGCTTCCACCTGGGAAAACACATTGGCAATGGTTTGCTGTGGCTGTGGTATCACCCCGTGACCAAAATGCTTAACCGCTGCGGCCTGGGTAAACGTTCCCTCCGGGCCGAGATAGGCAACCTGCATCGGTTTTTCCAGCGCTAAACAAGCCGACATAATTTCACGGAAAATG
It encodes:
- a CDS encoding ComEA family DNA-binding protein gives rise to the protein MKNLVTAVLLAMTVALSPVMAAADDAYSGKEIIDINSAEPERIAEVLDGVGLSKAQAIVSYRAVHGDFKSVEELTEVKGIGDKTVADNRAKIRLN
- a CDS encoding DHH family phosphoesterase, with the translated sequence MAVIDIFNGDADGLCALVQLRNAEPLESRLVTGVKRDIALVGQAGIKSGDKVTVLDISFDKNRDAVAQALSQGAEIFYVDHHFAGEIEEHEALTTIINPAADVCTAILVNHYLQGRFVEWAITGAYGDNLKNSAEILARPLSLSAEQLQQLNNLGVYLNYNGYGSDLDDLHFTPSALFEKIRPYASPFDFMAAEVETFQRLEQGYHQDMASAAAIEPEFVSDVAGIFILPNEKWARRVSGVYSNDLANASPDRAHAVLTEKANGNYLVSVRAPLNNKTGADEVVRQFPTGGGRKAAAGINDLPAEQLTQFIATLTAYYS
- the pyrF gene encoding orotidine-5'-phosphate decarboxylase, with amino-acid sequence MSDPKILVALDYPAADLAIAMADQLSPDLCRLKVGKELFTAAGPQLVEALVARGFDVFLDLKFHDIPNTCAGAVRAAAELGVWMVNVHASGGRRMMEAAKEAIDKSSHNPLLIAVTVLTSMEASDLAEIGYTVNPVDHVKRLALLTESCGLDGVVCSAQEAPVLRQLVAPAFKLVTPGIRPLGDAAGDQRRIVTPAQALADGSDYLVIGRPITGKEQPLSALRSILDDI
- a CDS encoding SLC13 family permease; translated protein: MGFEAWTTLVVVVVTFAFLVLSTLPADVILIMSVAALVGFDVIGIESALTGLSNEGMVTVGVLYIVARGLSQSGAVNWMSQSVLGRPKSVKRAQLRLMLPVAAVSSVLNNTPVVAMMVPAVGDWARRNNLAVSQLMMPLSFAAIVGGLCTLVGTSTNLVLNDMFNSYQGDIRLSLFEIAWIGVPCVILVVVYILLFSKRFLPDSGGVTAKLEGGREYVVEMVVERFSPLAGLNIEQAGLRHLPGLFLIEIVRNNRVMPAVASSEILYADDRLVFAGDVEAVVDLKKIHGLRSAEEQVFKLDNADNERCLVEVVISQNNPLVGKTIRDGRFRATYQAAIIAISREGEKVKGRLGDVELRAGDNILLETANDFVDQYAYSKDFLLVSKVANSEPLRHGKRWWAISIMVAMIVAVSGFGVSMLGAAVIAATAMVVTGCLSVFDARNSIDFQVLLVIAASIGLGAGVHESGLAAAVAASLFNVVSGSTYLSLAAIFLLTAGFSALISNVAAAVLLFPVSIALSESLGVNMTPFVITLMVAASTCFATPIGYQTNLMVYGPGGYKFVDFMRMGGPLTLLVGILTVCLVPLIWPF
- a CDS encoding lipopolysaccharide assembly protein LapA domain-containing protein, giving the protein MRIIKLLLLILLVIVVVVMSLLFMVENNMAMTVDLFIFDLTLSSGSWVVLSFVVGAVAGLAAAAGVFVRMYGRQAQLRRKVLKLERTLDKLRRSTSKGW
- the ihfB gene encoding integration host factor subunit beta, coding for MTKSELIERIAEKQPQLAIKDIETAVKILLEQMSESLVGGDRIEIRGFGSFCLHYRAPRKGRNPKTGESVELTGKYVPHFKPGKQLRERVDSSAQLSR
- the lapB gene encoding lipopolysaccharide assembly protein LapB, whose translation is MQDFATFILLLSAVSIGWLLGRYRRSKKVSLLPAVNAIPTSYYQSLNLLISNDDSNDAVESFIESFEVNSSTLATHISLGNLLRERGDTEGATRIHQNLLARTNLSIAEQHQAHIALAKDYAQAGLLDRAESLLDALVEEGSEYLNTALKELVGIYQEQRDWQLAIDAGRRLIPKRLLRSKRLPSSALSVAISHYCCELAEQHILAENWRETRALLRQALDFDPKCVRSNMISGRLSIEAGHYRQAIKVLEQIAEQDPLYINEVVDSLAYCYQQSNDISGFIRFAERLLRQQVLTSVLMQLVLAIRSQQGEDQARECLLTYMKRRPTLLGIIALVEMYRGQVNDQSSLDLLTEMLDALVARNPLYRCGDCGFAGKQLHWQCPSCKAWGGVAPVIGIDGQ